A window of the Loxodonta africana isolate mLoxAfr1 chromosome 3, mLoxAfr1.hap2, whole genome shotgun sequence genome harbors these coding sequences:
- the RPL11 gene encoding large ribosomal subunit protein uL5: MAQDQGEKENPMRELRIRKLCLNICVGESGDRLTRAAKVLEQLTGQTPVFSKARYTVRSFGIRRNEKIAVHCTVRGAKAEEILEKGLKVREYELRKNNFSDTGNFGFGIQEHIDLGIKYDPSIGIYGLDFYVVLGRPGFSIADKKRRTGCIGAKHRISKEEAMRWFQQKYDGIILPGK, from the exons ATGGCG CAGGATCAAGGTGAGAAAGAGAACCCCATGCGGGAGCTTCGCATCCGCAAGCTCTGCCTCAACATCTGTGTGGGGGAGAGTGGAGACAGGCTGACCCGGGCAGCCAAGGTGTTGGAGCAGCTCACAGGCCAGACCCCTGTGTTCTCTAAAG CTAGATACACCGTCAGGTCCTTTGGCATTAGGAGAAATGAAAAAATTGCCGTCCACTGCACAGTTCGTGGGGCCAAAGCAGAGGAAATCTTGGAGAAAGGTCTAAAG GTGCGGGAGTATGAGTTGAGAAAAAATAACTTCTCAGATACTGGAAACTTTGGTTTTGGGATCCAAGAACACATCGATCTGGGGATCAAATATGACCCTAGCATTGGTATCTACGGCCTGGACTTCTATGTG GTGCTGGGTAGGCCAGGTTTCAGCATCGCAGACAAGAAGCGCAGGACAGGCTGCATTGGGGCCAAACACAGAATCAGCAAAGAGGAGGCCATGCGCTGGTTCCAGCAGAAG TATGATGGCATCATCCTTCCTGGCAAATAA